GCCCAGGCGAACGGGGGCGGGTAGCGCTTCGGGAGGTTCTGAAAGGTGGCGTACACCAGCCGTGCCTCGGGCGGTGTCCACGCCGCCACCTGCGCGCCAGCGAGGATGTACGGCTCCTCCCAGCAGTGCACCACGTCCCACCCCTCGCGCAAAAGCGCGCGAAGGCGGCGGCCGTAGCGCATGGTATGGACGCGACTTGCGCCATGGACGGGCACCGGCACCAGCCGCGGCAGCTCGCCCGGGAACGGCTCCAGCGCGATGGGGCCAAGGTCGCCGGGAAACGACTCCGGGGCGGCGACCGTCACCTCCCACTCCCCCGCCCCGGCCTGCGCCATCGCGTGCGCCAACCGCCGGTTGGTGCCGACGACGTAGGAGTGCCCTAGCGTCAGCAGGCGCAGGGGACGGGTCATGCGCCCCACCTGTACCGCGGCCACACAGAAGGGCGGCTCCAGCCGGGGAGTCGCTCGATGCAGGCTGCGGGCATGGGCGCGGAGGTGGGGCCGAAACCAGTGAAGACGCGGGATAACTGCCCTAGAAGTAACGGACTGCGAGTGCCGTTGCAACCCGCGCGCCGCTCGCCGGCGCCCGGCGGCATCGCAGACGCGGAACGTAGCGCCGGGGCGTTCCCGAGCAGGTCCGGGCCGCTCGAGTGCGCCGGAAGCGAAATGGGCGACTACGGGTGCTTCGATCGGGCGACGCGCGTGCTTACGTGCGTGGCAGCGCCGGAGGTTGAGCAGCGCCGGGCGACCTCGAAAGCCGCACCCGACGCGGCGCCGACGCTTCGTTCTCCGCGCTTCTTGCGACTGGCATGAGGTCGGGCCGGCAGGTGATGATGCAGCCGCGCGCAACGAACTTTTCGAAAAGCTGACGGTTGTAAACTTCGACCACACACCCGGCAGTGGGATAGTAGCGGAGTTCCTTCGAAAAGTCCGGGTGCGCCACCGGCACCGCGATGATCCGTTGCACCCGGAAAAAATCGTCTAACGTCAGCCGCGCCCGGAGCACCTCGCTGATCCGCACGCGGAGCGCGTAGTCCGCATTCAACCAAGGGGCAGCGACGTACAATTCATACTGGTCGAACAGGCTGTCCTCGGTTTCGAACAACGCGAACAGCGCAAACTCTCCGAATTCGGCTGCGAGTTCCCGTTCGACCGGCCGCAGTTCCTCGATCAAGTCTCTCATAGGGCCCTCACGATCTGACGGGCAGAGGTCAGAATGCTCTTCGCGACATCGGCCTGCGTTGTGCCCTCCGCCGCATACCGGAAAGTGGGATCCCAGTCGGAAACCTGCACCCAATCGCCGTGGTGGCGGGTGCGGATCCGCTCCTCCATCCCGCTCAAGCGCAATAGTACCTGGAGGTTGTGGATTTTGAAGCTGCCGTAGTGCTCGAACTGCTTCCGCGTCTGCGGAAACGCCTCCCACCGCAAGGTCCGGCAGATGCGTGCCTTCAGCGCCAGTTCCACCGCGTAGCCGCACAGGTATCGCGCCGCGTCGTAACGGCCGGACGCGTAGAGGGCGCGCGCATCCTTCAGCCTTGCAAAGGCCAGCCTCCTCAACTCCAGCCGGGGAATCATCCGTCGTGCCCGTCCGCCCAGGTGAACGATGTGCCGCACCATGATGCGAACGGTACGGACGTGCGTATCTCCTGTCAATCCAACGCGATCCGCCACCAGGCGTATCACGACGGGCATGTGCTTGGTGGCGAGGAAGTTCGCACGACCGATGATGCTCGAAACTCGTTCTGAGCGAAGGGAGGGCTCGGGCTGGCGGGCTTGGGTGTTCGCTGCCGCGCCCAAGCATCGAAGTGGCGCAGGCTGGATCCTTCGGCCCGCAATAAACGGTTTGCGGGCGGGTACGGTGCGGTTGGGCCTCTGGATGACAGACGATTAGGGGAGGCGAAAACAGGAGCGGCGGCACCGTTGGATGCCGCCGCTCGTTTCTTCAATCGGACAGGTGCGATCAGGCGCAACCGCAGCCCGTTTTGCGCAGGCCGGCTTCTTCCAGGGCCATTTCCTCGGCTGTGGGGGCTGCCCAGCCGTCGTTCAGGTTCAGCATGCGGCGCAGGGAAAGCTCGGCGCGGGTGCGGACGTCCTCGTCAAGCACCAGCTCGTGCTGCTGGTGGTCCAGGCACCACGCCAGCTTGGCCAGCGTGTTCACCTTCATGTTGCCGCAGATGGCGGCTCCGGACAGCGGCACCAGCGTCTTTTCGGGGAAGCGCGCCTTCAGGCGGTCGACGATGCCCCGCTCCGTGCCGAAGATCACCTCGTCGTTCTGCTCGGCGATGTCCACCATCTTGGCCGTGGACGCCACCACGTCGGCCTGGGCCAGCAGCTCGGCGCGAGACTCGGGGTGGATGACGACCAGCGCGCGCGGGTGCTTCTTCTTCGCCGCGGCCAGCTCGTCCATCACCAGATCGTCGTGCACGTAGCAGTAGCCGTCCCACGCGACGATGCTCCCCGGCTGGATCTCGCCCTCTTCGCGCCCGGCGATGACGTACGGCCGACCGCTCTTCTCTGCCGCGTAGCGCGCCAGGTTGCGGTCCGGGACGAAGAGGATGGTCCGGTCCGCAGGAATGGTGTTCACCACCTGCA
This genomic interval from Longimicrobium sp. contains the following:
- the nadA gene encoding quinolinate synthase NadA — encoded protein: MIQIADVLSTPLEYARLSREELVERIRRRKQELNAVILGHNYQRVEIQEVSDYLGDSLGLSQEAASTDADVIVFCGVHFMAETAKILSPDKTVLMPDLRAGCPMADFVTGDALRRLKARFPGAVVVAYVNSTAEVKAESDICCTSANAVQVVNTIPADRTILFVPDRNLARYAAEKSGRPYVIAGREEGEIQPGSIVAWDGYCYVHDDLVMDELAAAKKKHPRALVVIHPESRAELLAQADVVASTAKMVDIAEQNDEVIFGTERGIVDRLKARFPEKTLVPLSGAAICGNMKVNTLAKLAWCLDHQQHELVLDEDVRTRAELSLRRMLNLNDGWAAPTAEEMALEEAGLRKTGCGCA
- a CDS encoding HEPN domain-containing protein — protein: MPVVIRLVADRVGLTGDTHVRTVRIMVRHIVHLGGRARRMIPRLELRRLAFARLKDARALYASGRYDAARYLCGYAVELALKARICRTLRWEAFPQTRKQFEHYGSFKIHNLQVLLRLSGMEERIRTRHHGDWVQVSDWDPTFRYAAEGTTQADVAKSILTSARQIVRAL